A part of Streptococcus porcinus genomic DNA contains:
- a CDS encoding YlbF family regulator — MTPYDTSLKQLLDTIEKHPSVQAYKQIDNQMKENPELTALAFEMKKNQQKAILFDKIEKKQAAKQSLTLAENLEENIIDQPLVTEYRDKMQDASDLLQYITKTIEEKINKEVRNDQS, encoded by the coding sequence ATGACCCCATATGATACTTCCCTAAAGCAGTTATTAGATACCATTGAAAAACATCCTAGCGTACAAGCATACAAGCAGATTGATAATCAGATGAAGGAAAATCCTGAATTGACTGCCTTGGCCTTTGAAATGAAAAAGAATCAGCAAAAAGCTATTCTTTTTGATAAAATAGAGAAGAAGCAGGCAGCAAAACAGTCGCTGACCTTGGCTGAAAACTTAGAAGAAAATATTATAGATCAGCCCTTGGTAACAGAATACCGAGATAAAATGCAAGATGCTAGTGACTTATTACAATACATTACAAAAACAATCGAAGAGAAAATAAATAAGGAGGTTAGGAATGACCAATCCTAA
- the argR gene encoding arginine repressor — MNKIERQNQIKRIIQSEHIGTQEEIKNFLSKEGISVTQATLSRDLREIGLLKLRNEKGKLYYSLSEPVTSPFSPDVRYYVLKVDRAGFMLVLHTNLGEADVLANLIDNGDIDEIIGTVAGADTLLVICRNEDIAERFEKDLALSI; from the coding sequence ATGAATAAAATTGAGCGTCAAAATCAGATCAAGCGAATTATTCAATCAGAACATATTGGTACGCAAGAAGAAATTAAAAATTTTCTCAGCAAAGAAGGAATTAGTGTTACTCAGGCAACCCTATCTCGTGACTTGAGAGAAATAGGTCTCTTAAAATTACGTAATGAAAAAGGAAAACTCTATTACAGTTTATCAGAACCAGTTACTTCTCCCTTTAGTCCGGATGTTCGTTACTACGTTTTGAAAGTTGATCGTGCTGGTTTTATGTTAGTTCTCCACACCAATCTAGGTGAAGCAGATGTCTTAGCAAATCTGATTGACAATGGCGATATTGATGAAATCATAGGCACAGTTGCAGGAGCGGACACGCTATTAGTTATTTGTCGCAATGAAGATATTGCTGAGCGTTTTGAAAAAGATTTGGCTCTAAGTATATGA
- the argS gene encoding arginine--tRNA ligase, translating into MDTKSLIASEIAKVVPELNQETIYNLLETPKNSDMGDIAFPTFSLAKVLRKAPQMIAAELAEKIDSSQFEKVMAVGPYINFFLDKTTISKNVLHAVIEEKSDYGQQHIGDGQNITLDMSSPNIAKPFSVGHLRSTVIADAIGHIYSKLGYNSIRINHLGDWGKQFGMLIVAYKLWGDQAAIEANPIDELLKLYVRINAEAEENPELDEQARQWFKKLEDGDKEAWDLWQWFRDESLVEFNRIYDKLDVTFDYFHGEAFYNDKMDEGIQILEDKHLLKESKGAQIVDLEKYDLPPALIKKSDGATLYITRDMATAMYRQRTFNFVKNIYVVGQEQSHHFKQLKAVLKEMGFDWADNMIHVSFGLVTKNKKKLSTRKGNIIRLEPTLDEAVARALTQIESKNPDLENKEAVAHAVGVGAVKFYDLKTDRDNGYDFDLEAMVSFEGETGPYVQYTYARIQSILRKANFTPEINKDYSLNDDESWEIIKLLQSFATNIQRAADKYDPSIIAKFAIQLAQAFNKYYAHTRILDESDERDSRLALCYSTAVVLKESLRLLGVQAPEKM; encoded by the coding sequence ATGGATACTAAATCATTGATTGCAAGTGAGATTGCAAAAGTGGTTCCTGAATTGAACCAAGAGACTATCTATAATTTGCTTGAAACACCAAAAAATTCTGACATGGGGGATATTGCTTTTCCTACCTTTAGCCTTGCTAAAGTGCTACGCAAAGCCCCTCAAATGATTGCTGCAGAGCTTGCCGAAAAAATCGACTCAAGTCAATTTGAAAAAGTGATGGCAGTTGGTCCTTACATCAACTTCTTCCTTGATAAAACCACGATTTCAAAAAATGTGCTCCACGCCGTTATTGAAGAAAAATCTGATTATGGTCAACAGCATATTGGTGATGGCCAAAATATCACATTAGACATGTCTAGTCCTAACATTGCTAAACCATTCTCAGTTGGGCATTTACGTTCTACTGTCATTGCTGATGCTATTGGACACATTTACTCTAAACTTGGTTACAACTCAATCCGTATTAACCATCTAGGTGACTGGGGTAAACAGTTCGGAATGCTGATTGTTGCCTACAAACTTTGGGGAGATCAAGCAGCTATTGAAGCTAACCCAATCGATGAGCTTCTTAAACTTTATGTAAGAATCAATGCAGAAGCTGAAGAAAATCCTGAATTGGATGAACAAGCTCGTCAATGGTTCAAAAAACTTGAAGACGGGGATAAAGAAGCTTGGGATTTATGGCAATGGTTCCGCGATGAAAGTCTTGTTGAGTTCAATCGTATCTATGATAAACTGGATGTTACTTTTGATTATTTCCATGGCGAAGCTTTCTACAATGACAAAATGGATGAAGGAATTCAAATCCTTGAAGATAAACATCTTCTTAAAGAGTCTAAAGGTGCCCAAATTGTAGACCTTGAAAAATATGATTTACCACCTGCTCTTATCAAAAAATCAGATGGAGCAACTCTCTATATTACGCGTGATATGGCGACAGCAATGTATCGCCAACGCACCTTCAATTTTGTTAAAAACATCTATGTTGTAGGACAAGAACAATCTCACCACTTTAAGCAACTTAAAGCCGTTCTAAAAGAGATGGGCTTTGACTGGGCAGATAACATGATTCATGTTTCTTTTGGTTTAGTTACAAAAAACAAGAAAAAATTATCTACTCGTAAAGGAAACATTATTCGTCTTGAGCCAACTCTTGATGAAGCAGTTGCTCGTGCTTTGACTCAAATTGAATCTAAAAATCCAGACCTTGAAAATAAGGAAGCTGTCGCACATGCCGTTGGTGTTGGTGCAGTGAAGTTTTACGATCTTAAAACTGATCGTGATAATGGCTACGATTTCGACCTTGAAGCAATGGTTTCTTTTGAAGGTGAAACTGGACCCTATGTTCAATACACATACGCTCGTATTCAATCTATTCTACGTAAGGCAAATTTCACGCCAGAAATAAACAAAGATTATTCCTTAAATGATGATGAATCTTGGGAGATTATCAAATTGCTTCAAAGCTTTGCTACTAACATTCAGCGTGCAGCAGATAAATATGATCCATCAATTATCGCAAAATTTGCTATCCAACTGGCGCAAGCTTTCAACAAGTATTATGCCCATACGCGTATTCTTGATGAGTCTGATGAACGCGACAGTCGTCTAGCACTTTGCTATTCTACAGCAGTCGTCCTCAAAGAATCACTTCGCCTTCTAGGTGTTCAAGCTCCAGAAAAAATGTAA
- a CDS encoding YitT family protein, whose amino-acid sequence MTQFHIWFGRLKALFVITLGVAIYSFGFVNFNMANRLAEGGVSGLTLMLHALMGVNPAFSSLLFNIPLFIVGAMIFGRRSLALTIYGTVSMSIFIWFWQKVPIALGLEHDMMLVAVVAGLFSGVGCGLVFRYGATTGGTDIIGRIAEEKMGIKLGQTLLAIDAVILIASLTYIDLKQMLYTLVASFVFSQVLTIVQNGGYTIRGMIIITKHSKAAAQAILTEINRGVTYLKGEGAYSGNEYNVMYITLSPNEVRDVKRILADLDPDAFISIVDVDEVISSDFKIRRKNYDKPV is encoded by the coding sequence ATGACACAATTTCATATTTGGTTTGGACGCTTGAAAGCTTTGTTTGTGATTACGTTAGGCGTTGCCATTTATTCTTTTGGCTTTGTTAATTTTAATATGGCAAATAGACTTGCAGAAGGTGGAGTATCTGGACTGACATTAATGTTACATGCTTTAATGGGAGTTAATCCGGCCTTTTCTTCTTTGCTATTTAACATTCCGTTATTTATAGTAGGAGCCATGATATTTGGACGACGTTCCTTGGCGTTAACTATCTATGGGACAGTAAGCATGTCTATTTTCATATGGTTTTGGCAGAAAGTACCGATTGCCTTGGGACTGGAGCATGATATGATGTTAGTAGCAGTTGTTGCCGGTTTATTTTCAGGTGTGGGGTGTGGTTTAGTTTTCCGATACGGTGCCACAACAGGTGGGACTGATATTATTGGTCGTATAGCTGAAGAGAAGATGGGTATTAAACTGGGTCAGACCTTGCTTGCTATTGATGCTGTTATTTTAATAGCTTCTTTAACTTATATTGATTTGAAACAGATGCTTTATACTTTGGTTGCTAGTTTTGTTTTCAGTCAGGTCTTAACTATCGTTCAAAACGGTGGTTATACTATACGGGGAATGATCATTATTACAAAACATTCTAAAGCAGCAGCACAAGCTATTTTAACGGAAATTAACCGAGGGGTTACTTATCTTAAAGGAGAAGGAGCCTATTCAGGTAATGAGTATAATGTTATGTATATTACTCTAAGCCCTAATGAAGTTAGAGATGTTAAGCGTATTCTAGCAGACTTGGATCCAGATGCCTTTATTTCAATTGTTGATGTTGATGAAGTCATTAGTTCTGATTTTAAAATTAGGCGTAAGAACTATGATAAGCCAGTTTAA